The following nucleotide sequence is from Salvia splendens isolate huo1 chromosome 2, SspV2, whole genome shotgun sequence.
CCGTTGAAATACAATGTAGCATACAATTTTCATTCTTTAATTTGGTTCAAGGTTTTAACCTTTTGGGTTTGGAATTATTCGGATTTCTGatttaaatcaaaatttttttgatttaattcaattttatattttagaaaaaaatgattttttggTTCGATTTAGTTTTGgcaataaactgaattgaaaattgtttaattttgtattttgttttcaaatGTTAATATTAATGGACTAGTACTGTATTTTgtgaaaattgtttaattttgtattttgttttcaaatgttaatattttgtgaaaattgtttaattttgtattttgggGGGTATATAACAAAATGAACGCTGCAGTaccaatttgaaaaaaattgaaagagggaagaagagaaggaaaaaaggaGATGGATTATAATTTAGGAGCATTAAAACTGATGAGCGCGCAACTGAAAAACGCCCGCCAAACGCCGTCACAGAACGCCTTCAGTCTCGGCGGCATCCTCTTCCAACGCGCTTGGATTCAGGTTTGTGCTcttgtgtttaatttttttggtgCAGCTTCATTTACATTTGCAATGCCAAATCCTAAATCAGCTGAATTTCAGGGGGTTTTAGTCTCCGTACCATCGGCATCCGACGATGGTGAGAGCGGCCGGTTCCTTCTAGACGACGGCACCGGTGTCATTGAACTATCGCTCTCCCGCGACCGCCAATGGGAATCTGGTCCGTGTGTTTGTGTTCTGCtttcttaatttttatttttaattttgcttTCACTCTCTTATAAGTAAATCATGAATTTGCTTCTTTGCTGCGTGTTTGTTTCGATTAGGGATGTACCTAATGGTGATTGGAGCGTATCATGTCCGCGCAGGTGATCTTCCATTTATTAAGGTAAAAATTTAACTCtacactttacttttttttctctttctttctttctttcttttattctttcCCCCTGCCTGAGTGGCATTTTTACGTGCAATTGCACACTACTAAGATATTCAGTTTCTTTACTGAGTAGCTGGTTTAGTTCTTTTGCTGTTTCTTCAAAATCAATTGGTATTTCGGTCAAGTAAAAATATGCATAGAGGGGCAATGAATGCAGTGGTAAGTTGTTAATTTCAGACCTAAAAAGCTAATGCTTGGTAAGCTCTACTTATCTTCTTTAGATTAGTATTGTTTGCGATGCTGTCCAAGTGAACTGAGGGAGGGATAATACTATCACACCAATACATTGTGATAATATTATCACTTATTGGAGGGAAAATGAGCAATAAGAATGTGTTAAATCCTTTTTTATAGATAAGGATGGAAATCAAGGGACGAATTTAAAGGGTGAATATACTCCTGTCCGGCTGTCCCCCATTTACCTCAAAGCAAAACGTAACCTTGGAATATTTTTTTGCAATTTATGTTATTCTACTATAGGGTTAGTATCTGCCTGACCGCATTCACACCCTTAAACGAGGGCAGTGCATCATTTCCTTATTTGATGAACAACCATGTTGCTTGAGGTTCATTGTAATTCATTTCTTGAAAGAGCTTTGAACTTTGGGCTAATAAATCTGATATGGCCGGTTTCACAGGTTCACAAAATTGTTGATCTTTCACCATTTCCAGATATTGAATCAATGTGGTATCTGGAAGTTATTGAAGTTTTCAAACTCTTTTATGAACCATTATTTCAAGAATGACGCCAGAGTAGGAGAGATATTGACCTCTTCTTTGCTGCTAGATGTTTTCTATTGTATATTCCATTTTTCACCTGGGTTTTGATCCATGTCTTTACTTCTTCTGAGAAGGGAGTTTTGTATGTGAACCTAGAATTCATCTCAGTTTTATATGGAAGAATTTGCTTCATTTAAAGGCGCCTTAAAGATGATTATTTATTTTGCTATATCGACTAAAAGTATGATATAATAGTCACAATGAAGCTGTAGGAATTAGTGGATTTTATCATAATTTGTACTCATTCTgcatataattgaataaaactAACTTGATCGTCTGGATACCAGTTTATGCATCATTAACTTATACTACTACCATTTCGAAGTCCCCATGAGTTTACCTCTACTACTCTTTATAGACATGTGAGAAAATGTGAACATCAGGTAGCAGCAATGGTGGTCAACAAGATTGCACCGGAGAAATGCATAAGGTGTAGGCTCACGGCCTCGAAACTCCAGGAAGGCTTGATAGAGACATAGAGTTGGTATTGAGTATTGAAGGGTGTTATGATTTAGAAGAGATGAATGATCCAATATTATGGGGGCGATACATATAACAAATTTGTGTCAAAACAGTAAGCCATTCTGATCGGAATAGGATGAGTCCTCTAACCTATTTCTTGATCCACATCATATATAGAGTATAGACTCATCAAGTACACCTGGAACATAGAGGTTTAGTGTAGTTCCAAATCCACAGCAGCATAATGTAGCTGTAGACCCCATACCATGTCAAAGTATTGATCCAAATGCAACAGTGCAACAACACAGCCACACACTTTTAGCTGATTGCCGGATACTAGGCCTTCATATTTGTTTGATTAGTATATGGTCAAAATCATGGAATACCGCCTCAACCTCATTAATCAACATGTCACGAGAAAATGTGAGCTTTAAAATGGAATCTGAAGCTTCTGAAATATGGTCATGAGACTTGGCTTGTCCCTTGTTGCAGACAATATTTGTGATTGGTAAGCAGGAAGAGAGTATAGATCAAAGTAAAAAGTAGGCAATGGGAGCACTTAGATAAATCTCTTGTAGAAGCTGACATCTTTGATTCCAAAAGCCATTTACTAATATCCCGCTGATTCAATCATTTGCCTCTTTAGCACCTTGCCCTCTGGCATAGACTCATAGCGCTTCAAGTCTACAGAATCTTAGTATCAAACTTATCAGGAAACTAGACATGCTGAATCTCACTCACTGTGAAGCTTCTCTACAAGATAATACAGTTGAGTCCATTTGTAATAATAACTACTCCCCCCTTCCCCTAAATTTTGTCAAACTTTGactgggcacgagttttaataaatgtaatggaaa
It contains:
- the LOC121771847 gene encoding uncharacterized protein LOC121771847, giving the protein MDYNLGALKLMSAQLKNARQTPSQNAFSLGGILFQRAWIQGVLVSVPSASDDGESGRFLLDDGTGVIELSLSRDRQWESGMYLMVIGAYHVRAGDLPFIKVHKIVDLSPFPDIESMWYLEVIEVFKLFYEPLFQE